The Pedobacter roseus genome contains a region encoding:
- a CDS encoding peroxiredoxin encodes MSIRLGDIAPNFQANTSIGEIDFYEYLGDSWGVLFSHPADYTPVCTTELGRTAALKGEFEKRNVKVLALSVDSAESHKGWINDINETQNTSVEFPIIADPDKTVANLYDMIHPNASETLTVRSLFVISPDKKVKLMITYPASTGRNFNEVLRVIDSLQLTANYSVATPADWKDGEDVIVVNSIKTEDIPAKFPKGHKVIKPYLRTTPQPNK; translated from the coding sequence ATGAGCATAAGACTAGGCGATATCGCACCGAATTTCCAGGCCAATACGTCCATTGGAGAAATCGATTTTTACGAATATTTAGGTGATAGCTGGGGAGTACTGTTTTCGCACCCTGCAGATTATACCCCGGTTTGTACCACAGAATTGGGAAGAACGGCTGCGCTAAAAGGTGAGTTTGAAAAAAGGAATGTTAAAGTTTTGGCACTAAGTGTCGATTCTGCCGAATCGCACAAAGGCTGGATCAACGATATTAACGAAACGCAAAATACTTCAGTTGAATTCCCGATTATTGCCGATCCGGATAAAACTGTTGCCAACCTTTACGATATGATCCACCCGAATGCTTCAGAAACATTAACGGTTCGGTCATTGTTCGTTATCAGTCCTGATAAAAAGGTAAAATTGATGATTACTTATCCAGCTTCAACAGGCCGAAACTTTAATGAGGTATTGCGTGTAATCGATTCTTTACAGCTTACCGCCAATTATAGCGTGGCTACACCAGCCGATTGGAAGGATGGGGAAGACGTAATTGTAGTTAACAGCATCAAAACCGAAGATATTCCGGCTAAATTTCCAAAAGGACACAAAGTAATCAAGCCATATTTACGTACTACACCTCAACCGAATAAATAA
- a CDS encoding prolipoprotein diacylglyceryl transferase: MFPTVSHFLEYLFGINLPLPFNTFGVFVALAFVAGYWAFTKELKRKEALGILHPIKKTVVIGKPATTSELIMNGLFGFVIGYKLVYALLNYRLFVSDAQGILMSAKGNIIGGLFFAGLFAYWDYTEKNKHKLDKPKETLVIVHPYQTMSNLIVWAAIWGFLGAKFFDNLEYWDDFVQHPIERLLSFSGLTFYGGLICGGAAVLIIAKRNGIKPLHMLDVGGPGMMLAYAVGRIGCHLAGDGDWGIVNPDPKPFSWLPDWLWSYKYPNNVVGEGIPIPGCNGKFCNELAQGVYPTPIYEVIICLILFAFLWEIRDKIKAPGLMFGIYMILNGIERFCIELIRVNSKYHVFGLRFTQAEMISTFLVVGGIALSAYALRNKNQLA, translated from the coding sequence ATGTTTCCTACCGTTTCCCATTTTTTAGAATACCTTTTCGGCATTAATTTACCGCTTCCGTTTAATACATTCGGTGTTTTTGTGGCACTGGCATTTGTGGCCGGCTACTGGGCTTTTACCAAAGAACTTAAGCGTAAAGAAGCGCTGGGCATACTTCATCCAATTAAAAAAACAGTAGTAATCGGCAAACCTGCTACTACATCAGAACTGATTATGAACGGCCTTTTTGGCTTTGTTATTGGTTATAAACTGGTTTACGCCCTATTAAATTACAGGCTTTTTGTAAGCGATGCGCAGGGCATACTCATGTCGGCCAAAGGAAATATCATCGGCGGTTTGTTCTTCGCTGGTTTATTTGCTTACTGGGATTATACTGAAAAAAATAAGCATAAATTAGATAAACCAAAAGAAACGTTGGTTATCGTTCACCCATATCAAACCATGAGCAACCTAATTGTTTGGGCAGCGATATGGGGTTTCTTAGGGGCTAAATTCTTCGATAATTTAGAGTATTGGGATGATTTTGTTCAACACCCTATAGAAAGGTTATTATCTTTTAGTGGCTTAACCTTTTACGGTGGTTTAATCTGTGGTGGCGCAGCTGTATTGATCATTGCTAAAAGAAACGGCATAAAACCCCTGCACATGCTTGATGTGGGTGGTCCGGGAATGATGTTGGCTTATGCAGTTGGACGTATTGGTTGCCATTTAGCTGGCGATGGCGACTGGGGAATTGTGAATCCAGATCCAAAACCCTTTTCGTGGCTGCCTGATTGGTTATGGTCGTACAAATATCCAAATAATGTGGTAGGAGAAGGCATTCCGATCCCGGGCTGTAACGGTAAATTCTGTAATGAACTGGCCCAGGGTGTATATCCAACCCCAATTTATGAAGTAATTATTTGTCTGATCCTTTTTGCCTTCTTGTGGGAAATCAGGGATAAAATAAAAGCACCTGGTTTGATGTTTGGTATTTATATGATTTTAAACGGTATAGAGCGTTTCTGTATCGAATTGATCCGTGTAAATTCAAAATACCATGTTTTTGGTCTTCGCTTTACCCAGGCCGAAATGATTTCTACCTTCCTTGTAGTTGGTGGTATTGCACTAAGTGCTTATGCCTTAAGGAACAAGAATCAACTCGCTTAA
- a CDS encoding S1C family serine protease, with protein sequence MRNDLELDAIIEDYLLGKLNAQETEAFEQLRRNDATVDHKVVSHKFFLESMGTFAGQLRLKEQLNQIHAEIDVESLANALRPHPSRVVQLWRKHKSAIAVAASFLVLSLVSIYSIQHSSKQEEHYRQLSNQVNKAIKTQNSLIRKINNNTTTSDKPSVQNSFGGTGFAISTNGYILTNLHIINGADSLYVQNSKGESFKVKSVYTDPQNDIAILKISDKHFSNLSSIPYSIKRSMSSIGEMVYTLGYPKDDAVLGEGYVSSKNGFIGDTTQYQVAISVNPGNSGGPVLDNNGNLVGIISGKPDQTEGAAFAIKSKYILEAMRAIPQDSLGANKLSANKKSLLSGLKRTKQIEKIQDYVFMIKAY encoded by the coding sequence ATGAGAAACGATTTGGAGTTAGATGCAATTATTGAAGATTATCTTTTAGGTAAACTTAATGCACAGGAAACTGAAGCTTTTGAACAGTTACGTCGTAATGATGCCACAGTAGATCATAAAGTAGTTTCGCATAAATTCTTTTTAGAATCTATGGGGACGTTTGCCGGGCAGTTGCGTTTAAAGGAACAATTGAACCAGATCCATGCAGAAATTGATGTGGAAAGCTTGGCTAATGCGCTTAGGCCGCATCCATCAAGGGTGGTGCAGTTATGGCGTAAACATAAATCTGCAATTGCGGTAGCCGCTTCATTTTTAGTACTTTCACTGGTTTCTATTTATTCTATCCAGCATAGCAGTAAACAGGAAGAACACTACAGGCAATTGAGCAATCAGGTAAATAAGGCCATAAAAACGCAAAATAGCCTGATCAGAAAAATTAATAATAATACCACCACATCTGATAAGCCAAGCGTACAGAACAGCTTCGGCGGTACAGGTTTTGCCATTTCTACCAATGGTTATATTTTAACCAATCTACATATTATTAATGGTGCCGATTCTTTGTATGTGCAGAACAGTAAAGGTGAATCATTTAAAGTAAAATCGGTTTATACGGATCCACAGAACGACATTGCGATTTTAAAAATCAGCGATAAACATTTCAGTAATTTATCATCTATACCTTATAGTATTAAAAGAAGCATGAGCAGTATTGGCGAAATGGTATATACTTTGGGTTATCCAAAAGATGATGCAGTATTAGGCGAAGGTTATGTGAGTTCGAAAAATGGTTTTATTGGCGATACCACTCAATACCAGGTGGCCATTTCGGTTAATCCTGGAAACAGTGGCGGACCAGTTTTAGATAACAACGGAAATTTAGTGGGGATTATCAGCGGTAAACCTGATCAGACAGAAGGTGCAGCTTTTGCAATTAAATCAAAATACATTTTAGAAGCCATGAGGGCGATCCCTCAGGATTCATTAGGTGCAAATAAGCTTTCTGCTAATAAAAAGAGTTTGCTTTCTGGCCTAAAACGCACTAAGCAGATTGAAAAAATACAGGATTATGTATTCATGATCAAAGCTTACTAA
- a CDS encoding NifU family protein — MTINVYTEQTPNPATMKFMVNKLLINGSEDFATKESAEHSPFAKELFKFNFVSGVFFASNFVTITKTDDAEWADIEAILKEFVKGAVESELKIKEATTEEAPAFEGSETEIKIQQILHDYVRPAVEQDGGAITYKSFDEGVVTVELRGSCSGCPSSTITLKSGIQNLLQRMVPEVTEVVSEAL; from the coding sequence ATGACGATTAACGTATATACAGAACAGACTCCAAATCCAGCTACCATGAAATTCATGGTAAACAAGCTGTTAATTAATGGCAGTGAAGATTTTGCGACTAAAGAAAGTGCAGAACATTCTCCATTTGCTAAAGAGTTATTTAAGTTCAACTTTGTTTCTGGTGTGTTTTTCGCCAGTAACTTTGTTACCATCACTAAAACTGATGATGCTGAGTGGGCAGATATTGAAGCCATTTTAAAAGAATTTGTTAAGGGAGCGGTAGAATCTGAATTAAAAATTAAAGAAGCAACAACTGAAGAAGCTCCGGCTTTTGAGGGTTCGGAAACTGAAATTAAAATCCAGCAGATCCTTCACGATTATGTTCGTCCGGCTGTAGAGCAGGATGGCGGTGCCATTACCTACAAATCTTTTGATGAGGGTGTGGTAACCGTAGAATTACGTGGCTCTTGCAGTGGTTGCCCATCATCTACGATTACGCTTAAATCAGGTATCCAGAATTTATTACAGCGAATGGTACCAGAAGTTACAGAAGTGGTTTCTGAAGCACTTTAA
- a CDS encoding inositol monophosphatase family protein, whose product MNYELLCNKVISIVKLTGNFIRKEAMQFDAQKIEYKGLNDMVSYVDKTAEQKLVQNLEKLIPDAGFITEEKTISRAGKTYTWIIDPLDGTTNFIHGIPAYGISVALYEDGLPVVGVVYELNRGEMFYSYKGGLAFMNKKEIKVSVNPDLKSSLLATGFPYYQFDKQPQYLKLLAEMMQKSHGVRRIGAAAIDLVYTACGRFDAFFEFNLQQWDFAAGCFIVQQAGGEVYDFAGGNDYFEKREILATNGKLTAEMLTAIKQYF is encoded by the coding sequence ATGAATTACGAATTACTATGCAATAAAGTGATATCGATTGTAAAGCTTACCGGAAACTTTATCCGTAAAGAAGCGATGCAGTTTGATGCGCAAAAAATCGAATACAAAGGATTAAATGATATGGTTTCTTATGTTGATAAAACAGCAGAACAGAAACTTGTTCAAAACCTTGAAAAATTAATTCCTGATGCAGGTTTTATTACTGAAGAGAAAACCATTAGCAGGGCAGGAAAAACCTATACCTGGATCATCGACCCTTTAGATGGAACAACCAATTTCATCCATGGTATACCCGCTTACGGCATCAGTGTAGCCCTTTACGAAGATGGTTTACCTGTTGTAGGTGTAGTTTATGAATTAAACCGGGGAGAAATGTTTTATTCTTACAAAGGCGGTTTAGCTTTTATGAATAAGAAAGAAATTAAAGTTTCTGTTAATCCTGATTTGAAATCGAGTTTATTGGCTACGGGTTTTCCTTACTACCAGTTTGATAAACAACCTCAATATTTGAAATTATTGGCCGAAATGATGCAGAAAAGCCATGGGGTACGTAGAATTGGTGCAGCAGCCATAGACCTGGTTTATACCGCCTGCGGACGTTTTGATGCTTTTTTCGAGTTCAACCTTCAACAGTGGGATTTTGCAGCCGGATGTTTTATTGTTCAGCAGGCAGGAGGAGAGGTGTACGATTTCGCCGGAGGTAATGATTACTTTGAGAAAAGGGAGATATTGGCTACCAATGGGAAACTTACTGCTGAAATGTTAACTGCGATTAAGCAGTATTTTTAA
- a CDS encoding cold-shock protein, with protein MATGKVKWFNTQKGFGFIVQEDNKDLFVHFKDVLGGIESLKENDTVEFEVAEGRKGLQAVNVKKV; from the coding sequence ATGGCAACCGGAAAAGTTAAGTGGTTTAACACTCAAAAAGGCTTTGGATTTATTGTACAAGAAGACAATAAAGACTTATTTGTACATTTTAAAGATGTTTTAGGTGGAATCGAAAGCTTGAAAGAAAACGACACAGTAGAATTTGAAGTAGCTGAAGGCAGAAAAGGTTTACAGGCAGTAAACGTTAAAAAAGTTTAA
- the mtaB gene encoding tRNA (N(6)-L-threonylcarbamoyladenosine(37)-C(2))-methylthiotransferase MtaB: protein MKKVAFYTLGCKLNFSETSTIGRLFTDAGYAVVEFQDQADVYVINTCSVTDHADKKCRKVVKEALKYSPNAFVTIVGCYAQLKPQEIAEIEGVDMVLGAAEKFRIVEYITDLTKQPKAVVHQQNIEKVNHNFIASYSIGDRTRTFLKVQDGCDYPCTYCTIPLARGASRSDTIENVVNRAKMIAESGVKEIVLTGVNLGDFGIRNGEREDKFFDLVKALDEVEGIERIRISSIEPNLLSNEIIEFVATSKRFVPHFHIPLQSGSDKILGLMRRRYRRDLYVERVAKIKEVMPHCCIGVDVIVGFPGETKEDFLDTYQFLNQLDISYLHVFTYSERELTAAAEMKGVVAGSERNERSKMLHILSDKKRRAFYESQIGSEGEVLFEADQKSGYMHGFTKNYVKVRAKYDPLMVNELKAVKLLEITADGEVEVAELETVYAHH from the coding sequence ATGAAAAAGGTCGCATTTTATACATTAGGTTGTAAACTTAATTTCTCTGAAACATCAACCATCGGTCGTTTATTTACCGATGCAGGTTATGCAGTGGTAGAATTTCAGGATCAGGCCGATGTGTATGTAATCAATACCTGCTCTGTTACCGATCACGCGGATAAAAAATGCCGTAAAGTTGTTAAAGAAGCTTTAAAATATTCTCCAAATGCATTTGTAACCATTGTTGGTTGCTACGCACAGTTAAAACCACAGGAAATTGCCGAAATTGAAGGAGTTGACATGGTTTTGGGTGCTGCAGAAAAATTCAGGATTGTTGAATACATTACCGATTTAACCAAACAGCCTAAAGCTGTTGTTCATCAGCAGAATATTGAAAAAGTAAATCATAATTTCATTGCCTCTTATTCAATCGGTGATAGAACGCGTACTTTCTTAAAAGTGCAGGATGGTTGCGATTACCCTTGTACCTACTGTACCATTCCTTTGGCACGTGGCGCAAGCCGTAGCGATACCATTGAAAATGTAGTTAACCGCGCAAAAATGATTGCCGAAAGCGGTGTGAAAGAAATTGTGTTAACAGGTGTAAACCTGGGCGATTTCGGTATCCGTAACGGCGAGAGGGAAGATAAGTTTTTTGATCTGGTTAAAGCTTTGGATGAAGTTGAAGGAATCGAAAGGATCCGTATTTCATCAATCGAACCTAATCTTTTGAGTAACGAAATCATCGAATTTGTGGCTACTTCAAAAAGATTTGTGCCGCATTTCCACATTCCTTTACAATCGGGTTCTGATAAAATTTTAGGCCTGATGCGTCGCCGTTACCGTCGCGATTTATATGTAGAGCGTGTAGCTAAAATAAAAGAAGTAATGCCGCACTGTTGTATTGGTGTGGATGTGATTGTTGGTTTTCCAGGTGAAACAAAAGAAGATTTTCTGGATACTTACCAGTTTTTAAATCAGCTTGATATCTCTTACCTCCATGTATTTACCTATTCGGAACGCGAATTAACGGCTGCAGCTGAAATGAAAGGTGTTGTAGCTGGAAGTGAGCGAAACGAACGCAGCAAAATGCTTCACATTTTATCTGACAAAAAACGCAGGGCTTTTTACGAATCTCAAATTGGCAGCGAAGGCGAAGTACTCTTCGAAGCAGATCAAAAATCGGGTTATATGCATGGTTTTACCAAAAACTATGTGAAAGTGCGTGCAAAATACGATCCCCTAATGGTTAACGAATTAAAAGCCGTTAAGCTTTTAGAAATTACTGCCGATGGTGAGGTAGAAGTTGCTGAACTGGAAACGGTTTACGCACATCATTAA
- a CDS encoding UbiX family flavin prenyltransferase yields the protein MIKKKVIVAVTGASGSIYAKVLFDQLSVLKDQIEAVGVVMSDNAKEVWQFELGNQNYNDFKNFTFYNKNDFNAPFASGSAKYDTMIIVPCSMGTLGRIAHGISNDLISRAADVVLKERRKLIAVVRDTPFSLIHINNMKTVTEAGGIICPANPSFYSLPKSIEEVAGTVISRVLDLAGFEQESYRWNE from the coding sequence ATGATAAAAAAGAAAGTGATTGTTGCAGTTACAGGTGCCAGTGGATCCATATATGCCAAGGTTTTATTCGATCAGTTATCGGTACTGAAAGATCAGATTGAAGCCGTTGGCGTGGTAATGAGCGATAATGCCAAAGAGGTTTGGCAATTTGAACTCGGCAATCAAAACTATAACGACTTTAAAAACTTTACTTTTTATAATAAGAACGATTTTAACGCACCTTTTGCATCAGGCTCGGCAAAATACGATACCATGATCATCGTTCCATGCTCAATGGGTACATTAGGACGTATTGCACACGGAATATCGAACGATCTGATCTCAAGGGCTGCAGATGTAGTATTAAAGGAGCGGAGAAAACTGATTGCTGTAGTACGCGACACACCCTTTAGCCTGATTCACATCAACAACATGAAAACCGTTACCGAAGCCGGTGGCATTATTTGTCCGGCTAATCCTTCTTTTTATAGTCTGCCTAAAAGCATCGAAGAAGTGGCGGGGACAGTAATCAGCAGGGTATTGGATCTGGCTGGTTTTGAGCAGGAAAGTTACCGGTGGAATGAATAA
- a CDS encoding RNA polymerase sigma factor, whose amino-acid sequence MNNSLKSSVPTDREVILGILNNSEDALNKLYKAYYAMVLQFILNNNGDEDDAKDVYQEAIIILYNKIKEGNFELSSKLKTYIYSVCRRIWLKKLSLNSKKAGNITDYEDVFAVEEDVEEHEEKDAAFVKMQSALDHLGEPCKTIIQDFYIHNLSMQDICEKFGYTNTDNAKTQKYKCLQRLKKIFFQP is encoded by the coding sequence GTGAATAACAGTTTAAAGAGTTCAGTTCCAACAGATAGAGAGGTTATTTTAGGTATTCTAAATAACTCTGAAGATGCACTTAACAAGTTATACAAGGCTTATTATGCAATGGTTTTGCAATTTATCCTTAATAATAATGGCGATGAAGATGATGCAAAAGATGTTTACCAGGAAGCCATCATTATATTATATAACAAAATTAAGGAAGGTAATTTTGAACTAAGCAGCAAACTCAAAACCTACATTTATTCGGTATGCCGCCGTATCTGGTTGAAGAAACTCAGCCTGAATAGTAAAAAGGCCGGCAATATTACCGATTATGAAGATGTGTTTGCAGTAGAGGAAGATGTAGAGGAACATGAAGAAAAAGATGCTGCTTTTGTGAAAATGCAATCGGCGCTCGATCACCTAGGCGAACCTTGTAAAACCATTATTCAGGATTTTTATATCCACAATTTATCCATGCAGGATATTTGCGAAAAGTTTGGTTATACCAATACTGATAATGCAAAAACACAGAAATATAAATGCCTGCAAAGGTTAAAGAAAATATTTTTTCAACCATAA
- a CDS encoding class I SAM-dependent methyltransferase: MNNKLLAIAVQDYINANLNADVNQIALAKTPFEGITSAELATQITAKKKSERKLPTWFHTENIYYPPVLSIEQTSSEITAKYKSKLAKGDTLIDITGGFGIDTYYFAKKVKEVIHCEINPELSAIAQYNARALNAKNIEFKAEDGITYIQNTATTFNTIYVDPARRAEKGKVFMLKDCTPDIVGNLDALLKKSSRIIVKTAPLLDISAGLAELKQVSEIHIVSVKNECKELLWVIDKGFDKDTKVIAVTLNNEVEKDFSFYRSVANGTVQFAESLSINNYLYEPDAALLKSGAFNLIGSTYGISKLHPQTQLFTANITKTDFPGRIFKIEAILSTAELKKETNLKGNVIVRNYPAKPEDLVKKYKIKSDQEQFLIFTKIANGENVILKASIIQYY, from the coding sequence ATGAACAACAAACTTTTAGCCATAGCCGTACAAGATTACATCAACGCCAACTTAAATGCCGATGTCAATCAAATTGCTTTAGCTAAAACTCCTTTTGAAGGTATTACTTCGGCAGAATTAGCTACACAGATTACTGCAAAGAAAAAATCAGAAAGGAAATTACCCACCTGGTTCCATACCGAAAATATCTATTATCCCCCTGTTTTATCCATCGAACAAACCTCTTCCGAAATCACGGCAAAATATAAATCAAAACTGGCCAAAGGAGATACTTTAATAGACATTACAGGAGGTTTTGGTATAGACACTTACTATTTTGCTAAAAAAGTAAAGGAAGTAATTCACTGCGAAATCAATCCTGAATTATCGGCAATCGCACAATATAACGCGCGGGCATTAAATGCAAAAAATATCGAATTCAAGGCAGAAGATGGCATTACGTATATTCAAAATACTGCTACCACCTTCAATACCATTTATGTAGATCCGGCCCGAAGAGCAGAAAAGGGCAAAGTTTTTATGCTGAAAGATTGCACACCTGATATTGTAGGCAATCTGGATGCATTATTAAAGAAATCGTCAAGGATTATTGTCAAAACTGCTCCATTGCTTGATATTTCTGCTGGGTTGGCCGAATTAAAACAGGTGAGTGAAATACACATTGTAAGTGTAAAAAACGAATGCAAAGAACTTTTATGGGTAATTGATAAGGGATTCGACAAAGACACTAAAGTAATCGCAGTAACGCTTAATAATGAAGTTGAAAAAGACTTTTCTTTTTACAGGTCGGTAGCAAATGGAACCGTACAATTTGCCGAAAGTCTAAGTATCAATAATTATTTGTACGAGCCGGATGCTGCGCTATTAAAATCAGGTGCCTTTAACTTAATCGGTTCGACTTACGGTATTTCAAAATTACATCCTCAAACACAGCTATTCACTGCTAATATTACTAAAACTGATTTTCCTGGACGTATATTTAAAATTGAGGCCATATTAAGTACTGCAGAACTGAAAAAGGAGACAAATTTAAAAGGAAATGTAATTGTCCGTAATTACCCTGCAAAGCCGGAAGATTTAGTGAAGAAATATAAAATCAAGTCTGATCAGGAGCAGTTTTTGATTTTTACAAAAATTGCCAACGGAGAAAATGTAATTTTAAAAGCGTCGATTATACAGTATTACTAA
- the purB gene encoding adenylosuccinate lyase: MNLTSLQAISPVDGRYRKTTESLAAYFSEEALIKYRVFVEVEYFIALCEINLPGLESFDRSLYAELRKIHENFSETDALEIKETEKVTNHDVKAVEYFIKSKFDALSLQNYKEFIHFGLTSQDINNTAIPYSIKLALNESYYPAINTLIEKIYALATEWKDIPMLAHTHGQPASPTKLGKEFLVFAERLSIQLESLKSIPNSAKFGGATGNFNAHHIAYPQVNWVDFSNRFVNETLGLTRAQHTTQIEHYDQFAAQCDALKRINNIIIDLDRDIWTYISKNYFKQKIKAGEIGSSAMPHKVNPIDFENAEGNAGIANALFEFFAAKLPISRLQRDLTDSTVLRNVGVPFGHTLIAINSTLRGLNKILLNEAALHADLDENWAVVAEAIQTVLRRENYPNPYEALKELTRTNSKINAASIAEFIEGLNVTEEIKAQLRTITPFNYTGVF; the protein is encoded by the coding sequence ATGAATTTAACCTCACTACAAGCTATTTCACCTGTTGATGGCCGTTACAGAAAAACAACCGAAAGTTTAGCTGCTTACTTTTCGGAAGAAGCATTGATTAAATACCGTGTTTTTGTAGAAGTCGAATATTTTATCGCACTTTGTGAGATCAACTTGCCTGGCTTGGAAAGTTTTGACAGAAGTCTTTATGCAGAATTACGTAAAATTCACGAAAATTTCTCAGAAACCGATGCCCTGGAAATTAAAGAAACTGAAAAAGTAACCAATCATGATGTTAAAGCGGTTGAATATTTTATCAAAAGTAAATTCGATGCCCTTTCACTCCAAAACTATAAAGAGTTTATCCATTTTGGTTTAACTTCTCAGGACATTAACAATACGGCCATTCCTTATTCTATTAAGCTGGCTTTAAATGAAAGTTATTATCCGGCGATTAATACTTTGATCGAAAAAATATATGCACTGGCTACAGAGTGGAAAGATATTCCGATGCTGGCACATACGCATGGTCAGCCGGCCTCTCCTACTAAACTGGGAAAAGAATTTTTGGTTTTCGCCGAACGTTTAAGCATTCAGCTGGAAAGTTTAAAATCTATTCCGAACAGCGCAAAATTTGGTGGTGCAACCGGAAACTTCAATGCACACCATATTGCCTATCCTCAAGTAAACTGGGTTGATTTTTCTAACCGGTTTGTAAACGAAACTTTAGGCTTAACCCGTGCACAACACACCACACAGATTGAGCATTACGATCAGTTTGCCGCGCAGTGCGATGCTTTAAAACGCATAAATAACATCATTATCGATTTAGACAGAGACATCTGGACCTATATTTCGAAAAATTATTTCAAACAGAAAATCAAAGCGGGAGAAATCGGTTCATCGGCTATGCCACATAAAGTTAACCCGATCGATTTCGAAAATGCAGAAGGAAATGCAGGCATTGCCAATGCCTTATTCGAGTTTTTCGCCGCTAAATTGCCTATTTCACGTTTGCAGAGAGATTTAACCGATTCTACCGTTTTAAGAAACGTTGGCGTTCCTTTCGGTCACACGCTAATTGCCATTAACTCGACTTTGCGTGGTTTAAATAAAATTTTATTAAATGAAGCTGCTTTACACGCCGATTTAGATGAGAACTGGGCAGTAGTAGCCGAGGCAATTCAAACGGTGTTAAGAAGGGAAAACTATCCGAATCCTTATGAAGCTTTAAAGGAACTGACCAGGACAAATTCAAAAATTAATGCGGCAAGTATTGCAGAATTTATTGAAGGACTGAATGTTACTGAAGAAATAAAAGCGCAATTGAGAACGATTACCCCTTTCAATTACACCGGCGTTTTTTAA
- a CDS encoding Crp/Fnr family transcriptional regulator — MNPENIYSEDKWLPFNGFSPLIKVYRLFHDLTPEIEFIINSHTFPVTFKKNKFITSPLHRDKCAYLIINGIARGFMKEDNQEITTWIAKENEFVGNVSNFWDESEPSDEYIQALEDVVAIAVPYTMSKLLYLNYQVVNYVSRKMTQLHYLQACERALISRLQSAEKRYLRFIKSYPELVNRVPLKYIASFLCMRLETLSRIRSKLAMQFTEIHPS, encoded by the coding sequence ATGAATCCCGAAAACATTTATTCAGAAGATAAGTGGCTACCTTTTAATGGCTTTTCCCCACTGATAAAAGTATACAGACTTTTTCACGATCTAACGCCTGAAATAGAATTTATCATCAATTCTCATACTTTTCCTGTAACCTTTAAAAAAAATAAGTTTATCACCTCACCATTGCACCGCGATAAATGCGCTTACCTTATTATAAATGGTATTGCAAGGGGATTTATGAAAGAAGATAACCAGGAAATAACCACCTGGATTGCAAAAGAAAATGAATTTGTAGGCAACGTTAGTAATTTTTGGGATGAGAGCGAACCCTCTGACGAGTATATACAAGCGCTCGAGGATGTGGTAGCCATAGCTGTTCCGTATACCATGTCGAAACTGCTGTACCTCAATTATCAGGTTGTAAATTATGTAAGCCGGAAAATGACCCAATTACATTATCTGCAAGCCTGCGAAAGGGCACTTATTTCGAGGTTACAATCTGCAGAGAAAAGGTACCTACGGTTTATAAAATCCTATCCTGAACTGGTTAACAGGGTTCCTTTAAAATATATAGCTTCGTTTTTATGTATGCGATTGGAAACCTTAAGCCGAATCAGGTCTAAACTGGCAATGCAGTTTACAGAAATACATCCATCATAA